The Streptomyces luteogriseus genome includes a window with the following:
- a CDS encoding non-ribosomal peptide synthetase, which yields MMEPRARHALLSPTRLADVRRRIGDYPDRTITEACAIGLSYWATGRSPEGIDLTPGTLFADVLGWVDNGGTAPGGWDITPDGRGIIVPDGVTPEDAQLALDDLADFPDRPLGTIGPSSVAARLRTLAEWNDNRADRDRPTIVEMFRAQASARPDAVAVVDEHRSLTYRQAAELSSQLAHHLLARGLGSEQVVGISLSRSADMVVGLLAVLQAGCAFVPLDPQWPAARRAVVIEDARVVVQLNASGEHDPAEPDAVAVDLGDWRYDAYPKDGTGVTVLGDALAYVIFTSGSTGRPKGAMIRHEAISERLLWQVNEILGFGHDDASLFKAPLSFDISINEIFLPLVCGGRLVVLRPGGERDPHHLLSVIAEQRVTFTYLVSSMLDVLLEMTGDSGRLNSLRHVWCGGEVLTPELYERFRTKLDGIPMYHGYGPAETTIGVSHVIYRGAAERLSTSIGKANPNTQLYVLDDELRPVPVGVGGELYVGGFLLGRGYVGAPGLTAARFVANPFANDGSRLYRTGDLARFAPDGSLDFLGRADNQIKIRGMRLEIEDVEVGLAEHPRVRHTCVVAKKNAAGGTYLIGYVIPAAGSADLRADEVRAWAGAHMVEYMVPAHIVVMAEFPLTANGKLDRNALPEPTIETGSLLRPTTDDERAVCAAVAEVLRLEEVGVDQDFFQLGGDSILAISLLSALRERGLHVTARQIFTHGTPGALAAVASREDVSTVDHADVATGTVVGSPIVQWLGETTDAIDGFVQSVVLNTPSDLTDDALDAVLTALVTRHDMLRAKLMRGDRWSFDIPEAERAEPRWQRSDLPLEECVALATAGLDPTNGVMLRAVWRPEAHQLVLVAHHVIVDGVSWRVLMEDLATAWRQFNSGESIELPPVGTSFRRWTQLLERAAFDADSSCYRRPLPGEDRPLARRALAGTDTVANERLRTVTVGPEVTAALLNEIPATFHAGVNDVLLTALAVALARYRRDLGQDQTFAHIELEGHGREGQFVAGSAGFEPELSRTVGWFTTLFPVTVDPGTATDFTTPEYLTAALKAVKEDLARVPDNGVSYGALRYLTHSEFDAPAPQVLFNYLGRFAAGAPGDWQLAGTTGQLGEKRDPRMRLPRALEFNAIAEPDASGAYELVTTVSWPDGLFTDADITTLGDYFRTALTGLAALDRGGHSPSDFPLVPLTQADVDALDGPALRDVLPLTPLQEGLYFHSVFDDDSAGAYVEQQLLTLDGEVDTGRLAAAATRLLTLFPNLAARFTALADGRVVSVLENGVEAPFTTLDRPGITDEEIRDLAERDRRTGFDLATGPLMRYTLIRTGSGRNVLVQTVHHIIADGWSVPPMLRALLAEYHAPGTVHPLGGFADYVHWLAGRDADESDRVWREELADLPGPSLVAEGHTPSDRFDDTSVEPESDIDTAVREAGVPLSVAVHSAWAVTLGGILQGRDVVFGSTVSGRDAEVPGIGDMVGLFINTIPVRARWTPGATAADLLTSVRDHQSAVLPHQHVSLARIGRQAGSGPLFDTLVVFDVATDPTSLRRPGDTLTITALVNEGAPHYPLTLVVERAPDGRPRFNLIYDGDLLRETTARTILHTFSRTLTGLLAHPDTLVDDLAAGAERRPAPITPTTLGELFDTAARRDPAATAVTQCGLDGATRSLTYGELSDAKNDLVSALRAAGVGPGKRVAVAVPRSLEQVVALVAIVGAGGAYVPLDLAYPDERLEYILADAAPQVVLVDRDQRDRFTGLLARSGVPARVLVQGEEPPAARTEPAPAPDWHTPAYVIYTSGSTGRPKGVVVPHSSVVSLLANTRPDMDFGPRDVWVQFHSFSFDFAVWELWGALAHGGELLVPEYGLTRSPVDFHRLVRERGVTVLNQTPSAFYQFIEADRLAGEPLPALRRIVFGGEALDLGRLRGWVERHGTAAPELVNMYGITETTVHVTHRVLTDEDFGPGDDVSPIGGPIPGLVTHLLDDRLRPVPPGREGAIYVAGDQVSLGYLSRPGLTAGRFVANPFTADGSRMYHTGDLAVRTLDGELVFTGRADDQVQLKGFRIELGEVESAIRDFDGVTDVAVTVADTGDHLVAHVVGSAPTDLTARLSSSLPVHMVPGRVLKIDALPLTVNGKLDRTALVERSLRGAGNGATSHNAPADETTAVAALTKIFTETLPGTEVTADTDFFRAGGDSIIAITVVNRARTLGLPIAPKDVFLLKTPRALAEHLGTSTHRATPADAPREDGPLLPTPIILRQRQLGGSLTRFAQARTLRAPEGTGFTDAVRAANAVVAAHPTLRLRLDTAHGVWTLRTEPAREITVVRPDTTDATAVADEAAGQLDPESGEVIAFAWLEASHTLVVTVHHLAVDAVSWLILLDDLATALRGEPLAPPTTSYAEYAEALTLRAAQDVHDLGRWITTLQAPELLPVTGALRKTTVVVAPDVSDSVTRTAPAALGVGLTELLCGALRTALTRIQPSPTDLAIDLERHGRVPALQQHDYTRTVGWFTAIAPVRLTPHTDPVAAAREVAERQPDEDGHVAYGRLRYLDPQTAPLLTARPQVLFNYLGRGSESQALHLTGGDQGSPYAVEVNAWTDEATGSLLAEFVLAEGIPDAITEHWRGALKHLADAATTAERTAPVTPLQRGLFFQAQMAGSAGHYVAQNWFTFDRRLDTGALAEAMAHVIARHPVVGAGFGTDEDGNPVQVLKAGRRVDVRTIALSTDAEVDALRARDRDTGFDPGEPPLIRLTVVHLPDERDGLLLSYHLLLWDGWSREIVLRDLFDAYRAVLVGETLDPTPATPSFEEYARELDARDPAVSERFWADHLAALPGPTLLAGPAPSFSDDLPSALVHTLSTEQSALVREAARVHGVTLNSVLTGAFGLLLGAHTGRADAVFGVTVSGRDGEGRSDIVGVLLNTVPMWTRARPDDTVGAYLSAVQAARVEAMEHEHLGLGEIQRASGHDTLFDNLFVLQNFLDMDAFAEMNARHGITSVKADDSTHYPFTWVVTPGDRLTVKLEYRDGDTGNARRLLDDYLGVLEDLARATGPVGALRGPGPVPGPAARTDVGTDTVVDRFDRAADRDPQRVALVAHGSTMTFAELRDRSRAVAGVLAARGIGPETTVGLAIPRSLDWIAALFAVLRVGAAYVPLELDHPDERIAAIVDDARPDVILTVSRVSPRLTGDLIELDRPLPEAEPYVSFAPDDPDRLRHPAYTIYTSGSTGKPKGVVTEYAGLTNMLINHQRRIFEPVLAEHGHRVFRIAHTVSFAFDMSWEELLWLADGHEVHICDEELRRDAPRLVAYCLEHGIDVVNVTPTYAQQLVAEGLLDNPERRPALVLLGGEAVTPTLWQRLAETEGTVGYNLYGPTEYTINTLGVGTFECEDPVVGVAIDNTDVYVLDPWLRPLPDGVPGELYVSGIGIARGYLGQQAQTAHRFVACPFGEPGERMYRTGDLVVRRPDGNLMYLGRTDQQVKIRGHRVELGEVEAAFAAHPAVRFVAAVAQPDPQVDGAHRLAAYLVLESAELAAVATEVGAGLPDFLRPTHYAQVDGIPLTVNGKADTKALPEAKPLGALTTAGERGPQTETETVVCEYFAEALDLDDDEVSAVSDFVSLGGHSMLAVRLVGLLRREYGPVITIRDLFTLRTPEAIARHLDDN from the coding sequence GCGGCCCGGCTGCGGACCCTGGCCGAGTGGAACGACAACCGGGCCGACCGGGACCGCCCCACCATCGTGGAGATGTTCCGCGCCCAGGCGAGCGCCAGGCCCGACGCCGTGGCCGTCGTCGACGAGCACCGGTCGCTGACCTACCGCCAAGCCGCCGAGCTCTCCAGCCAGTTGGCCCATCATCTCCTCGCCCGCGGGCTCGGCTCCGAACAGGTCGTCGGCATCTCCCTGAGCCGCTCCGCCGACATGGTCGTCGGGCTGCTCGCCGTCCTCCAGGCCGGGTGCGCCTTCGTACCGCTCGACCCGCAGTGGCCCGCGGCGCGCCGCGCCGTCGTCATCGAGGACGCCCGGGTCGTCGTCCAGCTGAACGCCTCGGGCGAGCACGACCCGGCCGAACCGGACGCCGTGGCGGTCGACCTCGGTGACTGGCGGTACGACGCGTACCCGAAGGACGGGACCGGCGTCACCGTCCTCGGCGACGCGCTGGCCTACGTGATCTTCACGTCCGGTTCCACCGGGCGGCCCAAGGGCGCGATGATCCGCCACGAGGCGATCAGCGAGCGCCTGCTGTGGCAGGTGAACGAGATCCTCGGCTTCGGCCACGACGACGCCTCGCTGTTCAAGGCGCCCCTGTCCTTCGACATCTCCATCAACGAGATCTTCCTGCCGCTGGTCTGCGGCGGCCGGCTCGTCGTCCTGCGGCCAGGCGGCGAACGCGACCCGCACCACCTGCTGAGCGTCATCGCCGAACAGCGCGTCACCTTCACCTATCTGGTGTCGTCCATGCTGGACGTGCTGCTGGAGATGACCGGCGACTCCGGTCGCCTGAACAGCCTGCGGCACGTGTGGTGCGGCGGGGAAGTACTCACCCCCGAGCTGTACGAGCGGTTCCGCACCAAGCTCGACGGCATCCCCATGTACCACGGCTACGGCCCCGCCGAGACGACCATCGGTGTCTCGCACGTCATCTACCGGGGCGCCGCGGAACGCCTGTCGACGTCCATCGGCAAGGCCAACCCCAACACCCAGCTCTACGTCCTGGACGACGAACTGCGCCCGGTCCCGGTCGGCGTCGGCGGTGAACTCTACGTCGGAGGCTTCCTCCTGGGCCGCGGCTACGTGGGCGCCCCCGGCCTCACCGCCGCCCGCTTCGTCGCCAACCCCTTCGCGAACGACGGCTCCCGTCTCTACCGCACCGGCGACCTCGCCCGCTTCGCCCCGGACGGATCACTGGACTTCCTGGGCCGCGCCGACAACCAGATCAAGATCCGCGGCATGCGGCTGGAGATCGAGGACGTCGAGGTCGGTCTCGCCGAGCACCCCCGGGTACGGCACACCTGCGTCGTCGCGAAGAAGAACGCGGCGGGCGGCACCTACCTGATCGGCTACGTCATACCCGCCGCCGGCAGTGCGGACCTGCGGGCCGACGAGGTCAGGGCCTGGGCCGGCGCGCACATGGTCGAGTACATGGTGCCCGCCCACATCGTCGTCATGGCGGAGTTCCCGCTCACCGCCAACGGCAAGCTCGACCGCAACGCGCTGCCCGAACCCACGATCGAGACCGGCTCGCTCCTGCGCCCCACCACCGACGACGAGCGGGCGGTGTGCGCAGCGGTCGCCGAGGTGCTGCGCCTCGAAGAGGTCGGCGTCGACCAGGACTTCTTCCAGCTCGGCGGCGACAGCATCCTCGCGATCTCCCTGCTGAGCGCGCTGCGCGAGCGGGGCCTGCACGTCACGGCACGGCAGATCTTCACCCACGGCACGCCGGGCGCACTGGCCGCGGTCGCGAGCCGCGAGGACGTCTCCACCGTCGACCACGCCGATGTCGCCACCGGCACCGTCGTGGGCTCACCCATCGTGCAATGGCTCGGCGAGACCACGGACGCCATCGACGGTTTCGTCCAGTCGGTCGTCCTGAACACCCCGTCGGACCTGACCGACGACGCCCTCGACGCCGTCCTCACCGCCCTCGTCACCCGGCACGACATGCTCCGCGCCAAGCTGATGCGCGGCGACCGCTGGAGCTTCGACATCCCCGAGGCGGAGCGGGCCGAGCCCCGCTGGCAGCGCAGCGACCTGCCCCTCGAGGAGTGCGTCGCCCTCGCCACCGCCGGACTTGACCCCACGAACGGCGTGATGCTCCGCGCCGTCTGGCGCCCCGAGGCACACCAACTCGTCCTCGTCGCCCACCACGTGATCGTCGACGGCGTCTCCTGGCGCGTCCTGATGGAGGACCTGGCCACCGCCTGGCGGCAGTTCAACTCGGGCGAGTCCATCGAACTCCCGCCGGTGGGCACGTCGTTCCGGCGCTGGACCCAGCTGCTGGAACGCGCCGCCTTCGACGCCGACAGCTCCTGCTACCGGCGGCCCCTGCCCGGCGAGGACCGGCCGCTGGCCCGCCGCGCCCTGGCCGGAACCGACACCGTCGCGAACGAACGCCTGCGGACCGTCACGGTCGGCCCCGAGGTCACGGCCGCGCTGCTGAACGAGATCCCCGCGACGTTCCACGCCGGCGTCAACGACGTCCTGCTCACCGCGCTCGCCGTCGCCCTCGCCCGGTACCGCCGCGACCTCGGGCAGGACCAGACCTTCGCCCACATCGAACTCGAAGGCCACGGCCGCGAAGGGCAGTTCGTCGCGGGCTCCGCCGGCTTCGAGCCGGAACTGTCACGGACCGTGGGCTGGTTCACCACCCTCTTCCCGGTGACCGTCGACCCCGGAACGGCAACCGACTTCACCACCCCCGAGTACCTGACCGCCGCCCTCAAGGCGGTCAAGGAGGACCTCGCCCGGGTACCGGACAACGGCGTCTCCTACGGGGCCCTGCGCTACCTCACCCACAGCGAGTTCGACGCCCCCGCACCCCAGGTGCTCTTCAACTACCTCGGCCGCTTCGCCGCCGGCGCCCCCGGCGACTGGCAACTCGCCGGCACCACCGGCCAGCTGGGCGAGAAGCGCGACCCCCGGATGCGCCTGCCGCGCGCCCTGGAGTTCAACGCGATCGCCGAACCCGACGCCTCCGGCGCCTACGAGCTCGTCACCACCGTCTCCTGGCCCGACGGCCTGTTCACCGACGCCGACATCACGACACTCGGCGACTACTTCCGCACGGCCCTGACCGGCCTCGCCGCGCTCGACCGGGGCGGCCACTCGCCCAGCGACTTTCCCCTCGTACCGCTCACCCAGGCCGACGTCGACGCCCTGGACGGCCCGGCGCTGCGAGACGTCCTGCCGCTGACCCCGCTCCAGGAAGGCCTCTACTTCCACTCGGTCTTCGACGACGACTCCGCGGGCGCCTACGTCGAGCAGCAACTGCTCACCCTCGACGGCGAGGTGGACACCGGCCGGCTCGCCGCGGCGGCCACCCGGCTGCTCACCCTGTTCCCGAACCTGGCCGCGCGCTTCACGGCCCTGGCCGACGGCCGCGTGGTCTCCGTCCTGGAGAACGGCGTCGAAGCCCCCTTCACCACACTGGACCGCCCCGGCATCACCGACGAGGAGATACGCGACCTCGCCGAACGGGACCGCCGCACCGGCTTCGACCTGGCCACCGGCCCGCTCATGCGGTACACGCTCATCCGCACCGGCTCCGGCCGGAACGTCCTGGTGCAGACCGTGCACCACATCATCGCCGACGGCTGGTCCGTGCCGCCGATGCTCCGCGCGCTGCTCGCCGAGTACCACGCACCGGGCACCGTCCACCCGCTCGGCGGCTTCGCCGACTACGTGCACTGGCTCGCCGGGCGCGACGCCGACGAGAGCGACCGCGTCTGGCGCGAGGAACTCGCCGACCTGCCCGGCCCGTCGCTGGTGGCCGAGGGACACACCCCCTCCGACCGCTTCGACGACACCTCCGTGGAACCCGAGTCCGACATCGACACCGCCGTCCGCGAGGCCGGAGTGCCGCTGAGCGTCGCCGTGCACAGCGCTTGGGCCGTCACCCTCGGCGGCATCCTCCAGGGCCGGGACGTGGTCTTCGGCTCCACGGTCTCCGGCCGCGACGCCGAGGTGCCCGGCATCGGAGACATGGTGGGGCTCTTCATCAACACCATCCCCGTACGGGCCCGTTGGACCCCCGGGGCCACCGCCGCCGACCTGCTCACCTCGGTGCGTGACCACCAGAGCGCGGTCCTGCCGCACCAGCACGTCTCCCTGGCACGCATCGGCCGCCAGGCCGGCTCCGGTCCGCTCTTCGACACGCTCGTGGTCTTCGACGTGGCCACCGACCCGACCTCGCTCCGCAGGCCCGGCGACACACTGACCATCACGGCCCTCGTCAACGAGGGCGCCCCGCACTACCCGCTGACTCTCGTGGTCGAGCGCGCACCCGACGGCCGACCGCGCTTCAACCTCATCTACGACGGTGACCTGCTGCGCGAGACGACCGCCCGGACGATCCTGCACACGTTCAGCCGCACCCTGACCGGCCTGCTCGCGCACCCGGACACCCTGGTCGACGATCTGGCGGCGGGAGCCGAACGACGCCCCGCCCCCATCACCCCGACCACCCTGGGCGAACTGTTCGACACCGCGGCCCGCCGCGACCCGGCGGCAACCGCCGTCACCCAGTGCGGCCTGGACGGCGCCACCCGCTCCCTGACCTACGGCGAACTGTCCGACGCGAAGAACGACCTGGTCTCCGCCCTGCGCGCGGCAGGGGTCGGCCCGGGCAAGCGGGTCGCCGTCGCCGTCCCGCGCTCCCTGGAGCAGGTCGTCGCCCTCGTCGCCATCGTCGGCGCCGGCGGCGCGTACGTCCCCCTCGACCTGGCGTACCCGGACGAGCGGCTGGAGTACATCCTCGCCGACGCGGCCCCGCAGGTCGTCCTCGTGGACCGGGACCAGCGCGACCGCTTCACCGGCCTCCTGGCCCGGTCGGGGGTGCCGGCCCGGGTGCTGGTCCAGGGCGAGGAGCCCCCGGCCGCCCGCACGGAGCCCGCCCCCGCGCCCGACTGGCACACCCCCGCCTACGTGATCTACACCTCCGGATCCACGGGCCGCCCCAAGGGCGTCGTCGTCCCGCACTCCAGCGTCGTGTCGCTGCTCGCGAACACCAGGCCGGACATGGACTTCGGCCCACGGGACGTCTGGGTCCAGTTCCACTCCTTCTCCTTCGACTTCGCCGTCTGGGAGCTGTGGGGCGCGCTGGCGCACGGCGGTGAGCTGCTGGTGCCCGAGTACGGGCTGACGCGCTCCCCGGTCGACTTCCACCGGCTGGTCCGCGAACGCGGCGTCACCGTGCTCAACCAGACCCCGTCCGCCTTCTACCAGTTCATCGAGGCCGACCGGCTCGCCGGCGAACCGCTGCCCGCACTGCGCCGAATCGTCTTCGGCGGCGAGGCACTGGACCTCGGGCGGCTGCGCGGCTGGGTCGAACGGCACGGCACGGCCGCCCCCGAGCTGGTCAACATGTACGGCATCACCGAGACCACCGTCCATGTCACCCACCGGGTCCTCACCGACGAAGACTTCGGCCCCGGCGACGACGTCAGCCCCATCGGCGGCCCCATCCCCGGCCTGGTCACCCACCTGCTCGACGACCGGCTCCGCCCGGTGCCGCCGGGCCGCGAGGGCGCCATCTACGTCGCCGGCGACCAGGTGTCCCTCGGCTACCTGAGCCGGCCCGGCCTCACCGCGGGCCGCTTCGTGGCGAACCCGTTCACGGCCGACGGCTCCCGCATGTACCACACGGGCGACCTCGCCGTCCGCACCCTCGACGGCGAGCTGGTCTTCACCGGCCGCGCGGACGACCAGGTCCAACTCAAGGGATTCCGCATTGAGTTGGGGGAGGTGGAGTCTGCGATCAGGGATTTCGACGGCGTGACCGACGTGGCGGTGACGGTTGCGGACACCGGTGACCACTTGGTCGCACATGTGGTGGGCAGCGCGCCGACCGACCTGACGGCCCGTCTGTCGTCCAGTCTTCCCGTTCATATGGTGCCGGGCAGGGTGCTGAAGATCGATGCCCTGCCGCTGACGGTGAACGGCAAGTTGGACCGAACGGCCTTGGTGGAGCGCTCCCTAAGGGGCGCGGGGAACGGCGCGACAAGCCACAACGCACCCGCAGACGAAACCACCGCGGTAGCCGCACTCACCAAGATCTTCACCGAGACGCTGCCCGGCACGGAAGTGACCGCCGACACCGACTTCTTCCGCGCCGGAGGCGACAGCATCATCGCCATCACGGTCGTCAACAGGGCCCGCACCCTCGGCCTGCCCATCGCGCCGAAGGACGTCTTCCTGCTCAAGACCCCCCGCGCACTGGCGGAACACCTGGGCACGAGCACACACCGGGCCACCCCGGCGGACGCCCCACGCGAGGACGGCCCCCTCCTCCCCACCCCGATCATCCTCCGCCAGCGCCAACTCGGCGGCTCCCTCACCCGTTTCGCCCAGGCCAGGACACTCCGGGCCCCCGAGGGCACCGGCTTCACGGACGCCGTACGCGCCGCGAACGCCGTGGTCGCCGCGCACCCGACCCTCCGGCTGCGCCTCGACACCGCACACGGCGTGTGGACCCTCCGCACCGAACCCGCCCGCGAGATCACCGTCGTACGCCCGGACACCACCGACGCGACGGCCGTCGCGGACGAGGCCGCCGGACAACTCGACCCCGAGTCGGGCGAGGTGATCGCGTTCGCATGGCTGGAGGCGAGTCACACCCTCGTCGTCACCGTGCACCACCTCGCCGTCGACGCGGTCTCCTGGCTGATCCTGCTCGACGACCTGGCCACGGCCCTGCGCGGCGAGCCCCTCGCCCCGCCCACCACCTCGTACGCCGAGTACGCCGAAGCCCTGACGCTCCGGGCGGCCCAGGACGTCCACGACCTGGGCCGCTGGATCACCACCCTCCAGGCTCCCGAACTGCTCCCGGTCACGGGGGCGTTGCGCAAGACGACGGTGGTGGTCGCCCCGGACGTGAGCGACAGCGTCACCCGCACCGCCCCCGCCGCACTCGGCGTCGGCCTCACCGAACTGCTCTGCGGCGCCCTGCGCACCGCGCTCACCCGCATCCAGCCGTCGCCCACCGACCTCGCGATCGACCTGGAGCGGCACGGCCGCGTCCCGGCCCTCCAGCAGCACGACTACACCCGAACCGTCGGCTGGTTCACCGCCATCGCGCCCGTACGGCTCACCCCGCACACCGACCCCGTCGCCGCCGCCCGCGAGGTCGCCGAGCGCCAGCCGGACGAGGACGGGCACGTCGCCTACGGCCGGCTCAGGTACCTCGACCCGCAGACGGCGCCGCTGCTCACCGCCCGCCCGCAGGTGCTGTTCAACTACCTCGGCCGGGGCAGCGAGTCCCAGGCGCTGCACCTCACCGGCGGCGACCAGGGCAGCCCCTACGCCGTCGAGGTCAACGCGTGGACCGACGAGGCCACCGGCAGCCTGCTCGCCGAGTTCGTCCTCGCCGAGGGCATCCCCGATGCGATCACCGAGCACTGGCGCGGCGCGCTGAAGCACCTCGCGGACGCCGCGACGACGGCCGAGCGCACCGCACCGGTCACCCCGCTCCAGCGCGGCCTGTTCTTCCAGGCCCAGATGGCGGGCTCGGCCGGACACTACGTCGCACAGAACTGGTTCACCTTCGACCGGCGCCTGGACACCGGCGCGCTGGCCGAGGCGATGGCCCACGTGATCGCGCGGCACCCGGTCGTCGGCGCCGGCTTCGGCACCGACGAGGACGGGAACCCGGTCCAGGTCCTCAAGGCCGGGCGACGGGTCGACGTCCGTACGATCGCGCTGTCGACGGACGCGGAGGTCGACGCCCTGCGGGCCCGGGACCGGGACACCGGCTTCGACCCGGGCGAGCCGCCGCTGATCCGGCTGACCGTCGTGCACCTGCCCGACGAGCGGGACGGCCTGCTGCTCAGCTACCACCTGCTGCTGTGGGACGGCTGGTCCCGCGAGATCGTCCTGCGGGACCTCTTCGACGCCTACCGCGCCGTCCTCGTGGGCGAGACGCTCGACCCGACGCCCGCCACGCCGAGCTTCGAGGAGTACGCCCGGGAGCTCGACGCCAGGGACCCGGCGGTGTCGGAGCGCTTCTGGGCGGACCACCTGGCCGCTCTCCCCGGTCCGACGCTGCTCGCCGGACCGGCGCCGTCCTTCTCGGACGACCTGCCGAGCGCGCTCGTGCACACCCTGTCCACCGAGCAGTCCGCGCTGGTGCGCGAGGCGGCCCGGGTGCACGGCGTCACCCTGAACTCCGTGCTGACCGGCGCGTTCGGCCTGCTCCTCGGCGCGCACACCGGCCGCGCCGACGCCGTGTTCGGCGTGACCGTCTCCGGCCGGGACGGCGAGGGGCGCTCCGACATCGTCGGCGTGCTGCTCAACACCGTGCCGATGTGGACCCGGGCCCGACCCGACGACACGGTCGGCGCCTACCTGTCGGCCGTCCAGGCCGCCCGGGTCGAGGCGATGGAGCACGAGCACCTCGGGCTCGGCGAGATCCAGCGGGCCAGCGGGCACGACACCCTGTTCGACAACCTCTTCGTGCTCCAGAACTTCCTGGACATGGACGCGTTCGCCGAGATGAACGCCCGGCACGGCATCACCTCGGTGAAGGCCGACGACTCCACCCACTACCCGTTCACCTGGGTCGTCACGCCCGGGGACCGGCTCACGGTCAAGCTGGAGTACCGCGACGGCGACACCGGCAACGCCCGCCGTCTCCTCGACGACTACCTGGGCGTGCTCGAAGACCTGGCCCGTGCCACCGGGCCGGTCGGCGCGCTGCGGGGCCCGGGCCCGGTGCCCGGACCGGCCGCACGCACCGACGTCGGCACGGACACCGTCGTCGACCGCTTCGACCGGGCGGCGGACCGCGACCCGCAACGGGTGGCACTCGTCGCCCACGGCTCGACGATGACGTTCGCCGAACTCCGCGACCGCAGCCGGGCCGTGGCGGGCGTGCTCGCCGCGCGAGGCATCGGACCGGAGACGACCGTCGGGCTCGCGATCCCGCGCTCCCTCGACTGGATCGCGGCCCTGTTCGCCGTCCTGCGGGTCGGCGCCGCGTATGTGCCACTGGAGCTCGACCACCCGGACGAGCGGATCGCCGCGATCGTCGACGACGCCCGCCCGGACGTGATCCTCACCGTGAGCAGGGTCTCGCCCCGGCTGACCGGCGACCTGATCGAACTGGACCGGCCGCTTCCGGAGGCAGAGCCGTACGTGTCGTTCGCGCCGGACGACCCGGACCGGCTGCGCCACCCCGCGTACACGATCTACACCTCCGGCTCCACCGGGAAGCCCAAGGGCGTGGTGACCGAGTACGCCGGTCTCACCAACATGCTGATCAACCATCAGCGCAGGATCTTCGAGCCGGTGCTGGCCGAGCACGGACACCGCGTCTTCCGGATCGCGCACACCGTGTCGTTCGCGTTCGACATGTCGTGGGAGGAGCTGCTGTGGCTCGCCGACGGCCATGAAGTGCACATCTGCGACGAGGAGTTGCGCCGGGACGCGCCCCGGCTGGTCGCGTACTGCCTGGAGCACGGGATCGACGTCGTCAACGTGACGCCGACCTACGCGCAGCAGTTGGTGGCCGAGGGCCTGCTCGACAACCCGGAGCGGCGGCCGGCGCTGGTGCTGCTCGGCGGCGAGGCCGTCACGCCGACGCTGTGGCAGCGGCTCGCCGAGACCGAGGGCACGGTCGGCTACAACCTGTACGGGCCCACCGAGTACACCATCAACACCTTGGGCGTCGGCACCTTCGAGTGCGAGGACCCGGTGGTGGGCGTCGCCATCGACAACACGGACGTGTACGTCCTGGACCCGTGGCTGCGGCCGCTGCCGGACGGTGTGCCCGGCGAGCTGTACGTGTCGGGCATCGGCATCGCTCGCGGCTACCTCGGCCAGCAGGCCCAGACCGCGCACCGCTTCGTGGCCTGCCCGTTCGGCGAGCCCGGCGAGCGCATGTACCGCACCGGCGACCTGGTGGTCCGCCGCCCGGACGGCAACCTGATGTACCTGGGCCGCACCGACCAGCAGGTCAAGATCCGCGGTCACCGGGTCGAACTCGGCGAGGTCGAGGCGGCGTTCGCGGCGCACCCGGCGGTGCGGTTCGTCGCCGCGGTCGCCCAGCCCGACCCGCAGGTCGACGGGGCCCACAGGCTCGCCGCCTACCTGGTCCTCGAAAGCGCGGAACTCGCCGCCGTCGCCACCGAAGTGGGCGCCGGACTGCCGGACTTCCTGCGGCCCACGCACTACGCCCAGGTCGACGGCATCCCGCTGACGGTGAACGGGAAGGCTGACACCAAGGCACTGCCCGAGGCCAAGCCGCTGGGCGCGCTGACCACGGCGGGGGAGCGGGGCCCGCAGACCGAGACCGAGACCGTGGTGTGCGAGTACTTCGCCGAGGCACTGGATCTCGACGACGACGAGGTGAGCGCGGTGAGCGACTTCGTGTCCCTGGGAGGACACTCCATGCTGGCGGTGCGGCTCGTCGGGCTGCTCCGCCGCGAGTACGGTCCCGTGATCACCATCCGCGATCTGTTCACCCTGCGAACCCCGGAAGCGATTGCCCGCCACCTCGATGACAACTGA